In the Clostridium gelidum genome, TTCCAAAGTAAGGTAGTTCTATATTCTTATAGCTTGAAAGAGTAAACTTAATATCTTTTGTATATTTTGATAACTCTTCTTGAACTCCTGTAGCTTGTCCTAGTTCTTCTTTGTTTTCCACCTTGAAAAATTCATTTGATGTAGGATTTATAAATAATATACTTCCTTTCTTTGGCATTATCTCTGGTGTTACATTATCAAAAACATATAAGTCATAATCTTCTTCCGTCATGTTATTTACATCATTTGTCTTATATAAATCAACATTTTCTATATTATTAAAACTCTTTTCTAAAAAAACATTTTTTTCAGTTACGAGTAATACCTTTTTACCTTTATTATTGCTTACTACGTCATAATAGGTATTATCCCCTGATATTAAATCCTTCTTTGATAATTCTCCCTTTAAATAATCTCCTTTAAAGTCTTCTAATTCAAAATTTAAGGTCTTACTTTCACCCTTAGGTAAATCTAATGATTCTACCTTTAGTAATTCGTCTCCATTATATAATGAAAAATCACCAGAATAATCACTATTCCCAGTATTCTTTACAGTTGCTATAACCTTCATTTTGCCCTCTACAAATTTATGTGATAAATTTGTTATAGCTGCATTTTCTCCGCTATTAGCAAGGGAAATTACCTTTCCATTAACATCACCTAAATCAATATTTTTATCAGTTACTACTAAAACTTCGTATTCTTCTAATCCTTCACCTAAAGATCTTACATAAGATAAAACGCTACTTATATCACCACTTCCATAGGTTTGAGTAACTTCGTCTATGCTATTTTTAGTTTCTATATTAGATGTTCCATTAAAAGCAATTATATAATTATTAGTACTTTCTTTTATTGATTTTATATATTCTTTAGTCATTTCTTTGCCTTCATCAAGTCTAGTTTTGTCCCTTTCATATAAAGTACTCATACTTGCTGTAGTATCCATAACTATTATTAAATTCTTATAAGTCTTCCCACCAAATTTTAAAAATGGACTCATTAAAGCAAATATTATTAACAATATTATTAAAATTTGAAGTATCATCATTATGCTTACCTTTAGCTTTTCCCATGGAGTATTTGCTTGTGTATTTTTATAAGCTTCCTTCCATAGTAATGAAGATGATACTTCTTTTTCTCTATACTTCCTTTTTAATATGTAGAGTAAAATTACTAAAGGAATTGTTATTAACAAAGCTAAGGGCCAAAGACTTCCTGTTCCCATTTCTTATATTTAGTGAGAGGGGGTATTATAAGTACCGAGCTCTCACTAAAATTCACTTCCTTTCTTTTTTATACTCTTTCATGTGTATAACATGTTAATAATTCATCTTATGAGAATATCGTGCATTAAAATTAACTAACTAAAAGTGCTAACAATATAGCCACACATATTGTCCCAATTAATGCAATAATATTAAGAATTTTATTTGTTTTAAAATCTGTTTTTAATAATCTACGAAAAACAAGATAAGTTGCAATTCCAATTATTCCTCCAAGAGTATTTCCTATGAGATCAGTTATATCTGACGCACCTATTGCAAATATAAACTGTAATACCTCGTAGAGTAAACTTGCACTTGCTATTGGAGCAACTTTTTTTAAGAAAGACCAATTGTTTTTTAACATACCAACATAAAGTCCAAATGGAACAAATACAAGTATGTTATAATATATTTCTAAAAATTCAATCCTGTTATTCACTATTACCGATTCATGAAATGGAATTAAGTTAATACTTCGCAAATGGTCTAATTCTTGAATTGAAAATTGCATTTTGAATATTATAATCCAAGTTAATATGAGCAAATACACTACTAGTAAGCAAGTTGTTAATAACCGTTGTTTTGTTTCTTTATTTTCCATATGTACCCCCGTAACGTTTTTTATAAATTTTACTCTTCTCCTATTGCTCTTAAGCTCAAAAATACGTTCTTTTAGAATATAATTTTTCTTTTCATATCCATAACACCATATACTGACAAGTTGTCCTGCCTAATAAATTACTCTCTTCTTTCCAAAATCATTTAAAATTATTTCTTCTAAGCTTTTATTTGTATTTACACTTATTAGTGTTCCACCATATTTAGTAGCTAAATTCTCCAATTTCTTATTAAAATCTTTTAACGCATTTTTATATGCTTCAATAAGTTTATAATTAAGATTTAGTTTAACTTTTTCCCCTGTCTCTGAATCAACTAATGTAACTTCTTCTTCCATAGATGGATTCTCTTCTTCATCTGAAAGTATCTGAACTAAAACAATTTGTTGCTTCTTATATGCTAAATATTTTAATCCTTGCTCTATAGAATCTAACCCTTCATTATTGAAGAAATCTGAAACAACAATACTTACTCCCTTATTATTTATTCTTCTTTTTTTAATAGCCTCTGAAAGCTTTGTGGCTCCACTAAATTCTACATTCTCAAGTTCTTTTAAAATCATTTGAAAGCCTTTTTTTCCAGTTCCTCCACGCAAAAGTGAGAGATTTGCTTCTTCTGCCACATTAACATAAACTCTATCTAAATTATTTAATGCAATATAACTTAACGCCCCTATAATTTGAAGTGCCTTATTCTTTTTATTATTTTCTCCAAAATCCATGGATTTACTTTTATCTAAAAAGAAATTAAAAACACCTTCTCTTTCTTCCATAAAAACTTTAATAAATAGCTTGTCCAGTCTTCCATAGGCATTCCAATCAACTCTTCTAAAATCATCTCCCGGAGCATATTCTCTAAAATCCGAAAATTCAACCGATGCTCCCTTTGCTTTAGATTTTCTTCCGCCTTGAGCACCATTTGATAATCTTAAATTTATATTTAAATTTATTTTATTTAACTTTTTAAAGAAATCCTCATTAAAAATTCTCTCTTCCATTCTTTACACAACCCTTTTTCAGTTAACAATTAATGCCCTTTAGGGTACCCTGTGGGCAATGAACAGTTAACAATTAATATATTAAACAACCTTTAAATCCTCTAAAATTTTATCTATAACAAATTCTTCGGTTATTCCTTCAGTTATTCCTTCAAAGTTTAATATGATTCTATGTCTTAATATTGGATAAGCAATAGCTTTAATATCATCAAATGATACATTTAGTCTACCTTCCATTATTGCTCTAACTTTTGAGCCACTAAATAATCCTTGAGCTGCTCTCGGACTTGCTCCCACTTCTACATATTTTTTAACTAAAGGATGTCCCTCTTCCATTTCTGGATGAGTCGCAAGTATTATTTTCAAAGCATATTCTTTAACTGGTTTTGCCATTGGTATTTCTGAAATTATCTTTCTAATTTCTAAAATTTCATTGTCACTTAAAATAGATTCAATGGAAACAGATTCATTAGATAAAGTTAAATCCATTATTTTCATAAGCTCATCTAGCTTAGGGAAGTCTACCTTTAGCTTAAATTGAAATCTATCAAGTTGTGCTTCTGGAAGAGGATATGTTCCTTCTTGTTCAATTGGATTTTGAGTTGCGAGTACCATAAAAGGCTTTGGTAATTCATAAGTTGTTTTCCCAACTGTTACAGACTTTTCTCCCATGGCTTCTAATAAAGAAGATTGAGTTTTAGGTGTTGCCCTGTTAATTTCATCTGCAAGAAGCAAATTAGTAAATACAGGCCCCTTTTCAAATTCAAATTTAGTAGAACCATTTTCCTTAATAATTAAATTTGTTCCAACTACATCTGCTGGCATTAAATCAGGTGTAAATTGAATTCTAGAAAAGCCAAGATTCAAAACCTTTCCTATTGTCTTAACAAGCTGTGTTTTCCCAAGACCAGGCATACCTTCTAAAAGGACATTCCCACCAGAAAAAATAGCAATTAAAACGTCTCTAACTGTTTCCTCTTGCCCAATAATTCCTTTTCCTATTTCACTTTTGCATTTTTCTAACTTTTCTACTACTTCTTTTATTATCTCTTCATTTATATTCATTATTTATCTTCAGCAAGAATTTATATATATGTTGCAATTCTCAATTCATGCCATTTAGGATATCCTGTAGACAATTAAAATTGAA is a window encoding:
- a CDS encoding vWA domain-containing protein, yielding MGTGSLWPLALLITIPLVILLYILKRKYREKEVSSSLLWKEAYKNTQANTPWEKLKVSIMMILQILIILLIIFALMSPFLKFGGKTYKNLIIVMDTTASMSTLYERDKTRLDEGKEMTKEYIKSIKESTNNYIIAFNGTSNIETKNSIDEVTQTYGSGDISSVLSYVRSLGEGLEEYEVLVVTDKNIDLGDVNGKVISLANSGENAAITNLSHKFVEGKMKVIATVKNTGNSDYSGDFSLYNGDELLKVESLDLPKGESKTLNFELEDFKGDYLKGELSKKDLISGDNTYYDVVSNNKGKKVLLVTEKNVFLEKSFNNIENVDLYKTNDVNNMTEEDYDLYVFDNVTPEIMPKKGSILFINPTSNEFFKVENKEELGQATGVQEELSKYTKDIKFTLSSYKNIELPYFGKAFLKVDGNTIGFLGEINGRSIAALGFDVHNSDFVLKKEFPILVYELGEKLIKSGILYKNNYKAGDEIVIKGTPFGKSLKVKSLNKNYIGVTQGSRYNSISELGLYKVQEESNENEKSEEMFSINFPTDEETNLGEENIGEENNLKSEVKILKKGLSLVPLLLMLAIIGLLTEWILYLKGN
- a CDS encoding VanZ family protein, whose translation is MENKETKQRLLTTCLLVVYLLILTWIIIFKMQFSIQELDHLRSINLIPFHESVIVNNRIEFLEIYYNILVFVPFGLYVGMLKNNWSFLKKVAPIASASLLYEVLQFIFAIGASDITDLIGNTLGGIIGIATYLVFRRLLKTDFKTNKILNIIALIGTICVAILLALLVS
- a CDS encoding DUF58 domain-containing protein, which gives rise to MEERIFNEDFFKKLNKINLNINLRLSNGAQGGRKSKAKGASVEFSDFREYAPGDDFRRVDWNAYGRLDKLFIKVFMEEREGVFNFFLDKSKSMDFGENNKKNKALQIIGALSYIALNNLDRVYVNVAEEANLSLLRGGTGKKGFQMILKELENVEFSGATKLSEAIKKRRINNKGVSIVVSDFFNNEGLDSIEQGLKYLAYKKQQIVLVQILSDEEENPSMEEEVTLVDSETGEKVKLNLNYKLIEAYKNALKDFNKKLENLATKYGGTLISVNTNKSLEEIILNDFGKKRVIY
- a CDS encoding AAA family ATPase, which encodes MNINEEIIKEVVEKLEKCKSEIGKGIIGQEETVRDVLIAIFSGGNVLLEGMPGLGKTQLVKTIGKVLNLGFSRIQFTPDLMPADVVGTNLIIKENGSTKFEFEKGPVFTNLLLADEINRATPKTQSSLLEAMGEKSVTVGKTTYELPKPFMVLATQNPIEQEGTYPLPEAQLDRFQFKLKVDFPKLDELMKIMDLTLSNESVSIESILSDNEILEIRKIISEIPMAKPVKEYALKIILATHPEMEEGHPLVKKYVEVGASPRAAQGLFSGSKVRAIMEGRLNVSFDDIKAIAYPILRHRIILNFEGITEGITEEFVIDKILEDLKVV